The genomic interval ACAATCAGAAAATGCCGGTGGGAGTATTGTTAAAGAAGGTGTAACAGATGACGGGAGTTATACTGGATATTTCAAAGATCCAAACGGACATGTTTGGGAAGTAATAGCTTGGGATAGCGAACACTAGGGGCAAGCATTCCTGTAATGAATGAAAATGAGATTTGAGTATCAAAAAGTTCTCTTGGTATGATTAAAATGTCCCAAAGCTGGCCAGCGAAAAGGACAAATCTATCATGACCAGGAGGCCTATCATGAATTATAACCAAAATAAGAAAATCGCTCAAATTACTCCTAAAACACTTATTATCGG from Metabacillus sediminilitoris carries:
- a CDS encoding VOC family protein — protein: MKKPPIWWPFKSTLILTHNAKCNEEVKSQSENAGGSIVKEGVTDDGSYTGYFKDPNGHVWEVIAWDSEH